The following proteins come from a genomic window of Methanosarcina sp. MTP4:
- the rpiA gene encoding ribose 5-phosphate isomerase A encodes MTDRNVSAEKPEKRSAGIAAARLVSSGTVVGLGTGSTVAYTIKELGRQVREEGLNILGVVTSYQSEMLAIESGIPLTTLAQHQELDLAIDGADQVDAKMYAIKGGGAAHTREKIVSVSAKRFVVVADDSKMSEELDREVPVEVLPFAKELVVKKIRELGGKPELRMASRKDGPVITDNGNFVLDVAFGVIEDPAALSLQLSAIPGVVEHGIFSNVDEVYIGKTDGSVEIIKK; translated from the coding sequence ATGACAGACAGAAACGTATCCGCTGAAAAACCGGAGAAACGGTCAGCAGGGATTGCCGCAGCCCGGCTTGTCAGCTCCGGCACGGTTGTAGGGCTCGGGACCGGCTCAACGGTTGCATACACGATTAAAGAACTCGGAAGGCAGGTCCGGGAAGAGGGACTTAACATCCTGGGAGTCGTTACCTCATACCAGTCCGAGATGCTCGCTATCGAATCCGGAATCCCCCTGACCACCCTTGCCCAACACCAGGAACTCGACCTTGCCATTGACGGGGCAGACCAGGTAGACGCAAAAATGTATGCTATCAAGGGAGGGGGAGCCGCTCACACCCGGGAAAAGATCGTCTCTGTTTCTGCAAAACGCTTTGTTGTGGTTGCTGATGACTCTAAAATGAGCGAGGAACTTGACCGGGAAGTGCCCGTGGAAGTCCTGCCCTTTGCAAAGGAGCTCGTCGTGAAAAAAATCCGGGAACTCGGGGGGAAACCCGAACTCAGAATGGCGTCCCGGAAAGACGGCCCCGTGATTACGGACAACGGGAATTTCGTTCTCGATGTGGCTTTTGGCGTGATAGAAGACCCCGCAGCCCTCTCCCTCCAGCTGTCTGCAATTCCCGGTGTTGTCGAGCACGGGATTTTTTCCAATGTTGACGAGGTCTACATCGGGAAAACGGACGGGTCCGTGGAAATCATTAAAAAATAA